In one Thermococcus sp. 2319x1 genomic region, the following are encoded:
- a CDS encoding radical SAM protein: protein MKKLKVYIPGISFPSVSLTGNYCTLNCAHCGKHYLEGMKKVTKHNLVEYCKSLEKEGYKGCLLSGGMDSRLKVPLDLYSSEIERIKKETKLKLNAHVGFIDDKDLEWVRHVDAVSLDFVGDDDVIRRVYKIEKGVRDYLEIIDLLTSNGIKVAPHITIGLDFGRIWWEYKAIDMLREYPIEVLVLDVLIPTRGTEMENIKAPSVEESLKVVKYARERFDGELSIGCMRPLGKWRLEFDKGAIEEGVDRITNPPRKVIEWAKTIREVEIIYECCVM, encoded by the coding sequence TTGAAAAAGCTCAAGGTCTACATACCTGGTATTTCTTTCCCATCTGTTTCCCTTACTGGAAACTACTGCACCCTAAACTGTGCCCACTGTGGGAAACACTACCTTGAGGGAATGAAGAAAGTAACGAAGCATAACCTCGTCGAATACTGTAAATCGCTTGAGAAAGAGGGCTATAAGGGATGTCTTTTAAGCGGTGGAATGGATTCAAGGCTGAAAGTACCACTTGATCTTTATTCTTCAGAGATAGAGCGCATAAAGAAAGAAACGAAGCTAAAGCTTAACGCCCATGTTGGGTTTATAGACGATAAAGACTTAGAGTGGGTAAGGCATGTGGACGCAGTTTCTCTCGACTTTGTTGGGGATGACGATGTTATTAGGAGGGTTTATAAAATAGAAAAGGGCGTTAGAGATTACCTCGAGATAATAGATCTTCTCACGTCAAACGGGATCAAGGTTGCGCCGCATATAACCATAGGTCTGGACTTTGGAAGGATTTGGTGGGAGTACAAAGCAATTGATATGCTCAGGGAGTATCCGATTGAGGTTTTGGTTCTTGACGTGCTTATCCCCACAAGAGGAACGGAGATGGAGAACATAAAAGCTCCTTCCGTGGAGGAGAGCCTAAAGGTTGTTAAATACGCCAGAGAAAGGTTCGATGGAGAGCTGAGCATTGGATGCATGAGACCCCTCGGGAAATGGAGGCTGGAGTTTGACAAAGGGGCCATAGAGGAGGGAGTTGACAGAATAACAAACCCCCCGAGAAAGGTCATTGAGTGGGCAAAAACGATAAGGGAAGTGGAGATTATTTACGAATGCTGCGTTATGTAA